In one window of Synechococcus sp. M16CYN DNA:
- the tig gene encoding trigger factor, which translates to MSFNALKVITEPRPGSRLAVTVTVPGERCRASYEEAISSLSRSIDLPGFRKGKAPRSVLVQQLGGVRIKATALEKLIDNAWRDAIKQSSLEPISQPDLSSGFDKLLDSFTPDYELTFTLEADIAPTPKLHNTKGLKAKYKAVVCDLSRVDSMIDDSRKQLAVIVPVEGRAAERGDIAVLSFKGSYSDDGSDIEDGKADSMDVDLENGRMIPGFIEGVIGMKVGDNKTVDCQFPEDYPKKDVRGRKATFEIELKNLKIRELPDLDDAFAKQAGKQETMADLRKHLEQLLRDDAERRQTCNRHDALIKALVEQLEVELPEALIQQESRKLLEQTAAQFAQQGMDVKSLFTPDLVRNLIQNSRPEAEERLRRSFALTALAEAENIKVEDSAVDNKLIEVRKKLSSDAKMDPERLRLAVVEELMQEQLMSWLETNSTLTEEAAETDQDTKI; encoded by the coding sequence ATGAGCTTTAATGCCTTGAAGGTGATCACAGAACCCCGCCCAGGCAGCCGGTTGGCGGTGACCGTCACCGTGCCTGGGGAACGCTGTAGAGCTAGCTATGAGGAAGCTATTTCTAGCCTGAGCCGCAGCATCGATCTGCCCGGATTTCGCAAAGGGAAGGCGCCTCGCTCAGTGTTAGTGCAACAACTTGGTGGAGTACGCATCAAAGCTACCGCTTTAGAAAAGCTGATCGATAACGCCTGGCGTGACGCGATCAAGCAGTCATCTCTGGAGCCAATCAGTCAACCCGATCTGAGCAGTGGCTTTGACAAGCTATTAGACAGTTTTACCCCTGATTACGAGTTGACCTTCACGTTGGAAGCCGACATCGCTCCGACGCCAAAATTGCACAACACAAAAGGGCTAAAAGCAAAATATAAAGCCGTTGTATGCGATTTATCTCGGGTGGATAGCATGATTGACGACTCCCGCAAGCAGCTTGCCGTGATAGTTCCTGTTGAAGGACGCGCAGCTGAACGAGGCGATATTGCTGTACTTAGCTTTAAAGGCTCTTATAGTGACGATGGGTCCGATATCGAAGATGGCAAGGCTGATTCAATGGATGTGGATCTGGAAAACGGCCGCATGATTCCAGGTTTCATCGAAGGGGTGATTGGCATGAAAGTAGGTGACAACAAAACAGTTGATTGTCAATTTCCAGAGGACTATCCAAAAAAAGATGTCCGTGGTCGTAAGGCTACTTTTGAAATTGAGCTCAAGAATCTCAAAATTCGTGAGTTACCCGATCTTGATGATGCTTTTGCTAAGCAAGCCGGCAAACAAGAAACCATGGCTGACCTACGTAAACATCTAGAACAGCTTCTCAGAGATGACGCTGAACGCCGTCAAACCTGCAACCGTCACGATGCTTTGATTAAAGCTCTGGTCGAACAGCTGGAGGTAGAATTACCCGAAGCTTTAATTCAGCAAGAAAGCCGCAAGCTACTGGAACAAACTGCCGCCCAATTCGCTCAGCAAGGTATGGATGTGAAATCTCTCTTCACACCTGATCTGGTGCGCAATTTGATTCAAAACTCTCGCCCAGAAGCTGAAGAGCGGTTACGTCGCAGCTTTGCTCTAACCGCCCTAGCAGAAGCGGAGAATATCAAGGTAGAAGATAGCGCTGTGGACAATAAACTGATCGAGGTAAGAAAAAAGCTTTCCTCTGACGCGAAGATGGACCCCGAGCGCCTACGCCTGGCGGTGGTGGAGGAACTGATGCAAGAACAGCTAATGAGTTGGTTAGAGACGAACAGCACACTCACGGAAGAAGCTGCAGAAACAGATCAAGACACCAAAATCTGA
- a CDS encoding aspartate-semialdehyde dehydrogenase, with amino-acid sequence MSPSFPNPPLNVAVLGASGAVGQELLLLLQERQFPIDKLKLLASARSAGRKQLWDGRNLEIEEVKAEAFQNVDLVLASAGSLAARRWREAIITAGAVMVDNSSAFRMEEGIPLIVPEVNPQAAFHHSGLIANPNCTTILLTLVLAPLAAKRSMRRVLVSTYQSASGAGARAMEELKNLSRVVLDGGIPKSEVLPYSLAFNLFLHNSPLQDNSYCEEEIKMVNETRKIMDLPDLRFSATCVRVPVLRAHSEAVNIEFEQPFPVDEARQLLASAPGVELIDDHLSKRFPMPIDVTGRDPVAVGRIRQDTSNPNALELWLCGDQIRKGAALNAVQIAELLIQN; translated from the coding sequence TTGTCACCTTCTTTCCCTAACCCTCCTCTAAACGTTGCTGTTCTTGGCGCCAGTGGAGCTGTTGGTCAGGAGCTTTTGTTGCTGCTACAGGAACGTCAATTCCCCATTGATAAGTTAAAGCTGTTGGCTTCTGCCCGCTCTGCCGGACGCAAGCAATTATGGGACGGTCGCAACCTTGAGATTGAAGAGGTTAAGGCAGAAGCATTTCAAAATGTGGATCTCGTGCTCGCATCGGCGGGGAGCTTGGCAGCGCGCCGTTGGCGCGAAGCGATCATTACTGCAGGAGCGGTGATGGTGGATAACTCCAGTGCGTTTCGCATGGAAGAGGGTATTCCTCTCATAGTTCCTGAAGTTAATCCTCAGGCGGCTTTCCATCACAGTGGTTTAATTGCCAACCCAAACTGCACCACAATCTTGCTCACTCTTGTGTTGGCTCCGCTAGCTGCTAAGCGCTCGATGCGCCGTGTGCTAGTGAGCACCTACCAATCGGCGAGCGGCGCGGGGGCTCGAGCAATGGAAGAACTCAAAAATCTCTCACGTGTAGTACTAGATGGTGGTATTCCTAAGAGCGAAGTACTCCCTTATTCACTCGCTTTTAACCTGTTTCTTCATAACTCTCCTCTTCAAGACAATAGTTACTGCGAAGAAGAGATAAAGATGGTAAACGAGACTCGTAAAATCATGGACTTACCTGATTTGCGTTTTTCCGCCACATGCGTGCGTGTTCCAGTTTTGCGAGCGCACTCTGAAGCTGTAAACATTGAGTTTGAACAACCCTTTCCCGTAGATGAAGCCCGACAACTGTTAGCTTCAGCACCTGGCGTTGAACTCATTGACGATCATTTGTCCAAACGTTTTCCAATGCCCATCGATGTCACGGGTCGTGATCCTGTGGCTGTTGGTCGGATTCGTCAAGATACTAGCAACCCGAATGCCCTTGAGCTTTGGCTCTGTGGTGACCAAATTCGCAAAGGAGCAGCTCTTAATGCTGTGCAAATTGCCGAATTGTTAATTCAGAATTAA